The Leptospira sp. WS39.C2 genome contains a region encoding:
- a CDS encoding ATP-dependent DNA helicase, which produces MDVSSVFTKQLPKLWKDYEVRKEQMEMSQAIESAFDSGTNWVIEAGTGVGKSLAYLIPSALFSLENECTVVVSTETKSLQDQLLYKDIPLVSEALGVPINAMVALGASNYLCKRKYNRVMERGEFGPEMESSLSYFVNWEKQTESGIRAEYDGFISNSFWSSVARESDNCLGRNCPNFNSSYYFVEKEKWKKANILIVNHHLLASHLAGDFKLLPPFSQLVIDEAHVFPEIVGKAFGSEIRYEFILNLLHYLYFPEKRTGLILKINSNESIIKEIEASIGYANDFFRMLLSAIPLQFNQFATRHTDRIKLDNGALEDTLANLSSSLEALLSKYKKDSDDMEEKELALGLEMVSGNLKKASSFLTDFRLKTNPNLVFWIEPPSQVSKDPFYYLFSQPKNTDEILANTLFPNMDSVVLTSATLSPTAGNFQYFLKEVGTSDVKTKTLSSPFQYNTHSLLFVPKQIADPVLDPKRNKTDLSYWITRLLKLSDGDAFVLFTSNKLLSELYEEIRHLVPYPIFAQTEMGPIAAKREFLANENSVLFGVSSFWQGVDIKGDKLRNVIVTKLPFQVPTEPVLQAKMEDMEKKGKSPFWEMQVPKTCLLLRQGFGRLIRSQTDTGMVSILDPRIHTKSYGKNVLQSLPKGVPLITEFNDLERKFHLLPK; this is translated from the coding sequence TTGGACGTATCCTCAGTATTTACAAAACAACTCCCAAAACTTTGGAAGGACTATGAAGTTCGAAAAGAACAAATGGAAATGTCCCAAGCAATTGAGTCCGCATTTGATAGTGGGACCAATTGGGTAATTGAAGCAGGAACTGGTGTAGGAAAGTCACTTGCTTACCTCATCCCGAGTGCCCTTTTTTCATTGGAAAATGAATGTACTGTTGTTGTTTCAACAGAAACAAAATCCTTACAAGACCAGTTATTGTATAAAGACATTCCCTTAGTATCGGAAGCTCTTGGGGTTCCGATTAATGCAATGGTTGCTCTTGGTGCGAGTAATTATTTATGCAAACGTAAATACAACCGTGTGATGGAACGTGGAGAATTTGGTCCTGAAATGGAATCTTCCCTTTCCTACTTTGTAAACTGGGAAAAACAAACTGAAAGTGGGATACGAGCTGAATACGATGGATTTATTTCGAATTCTTTTTGGTCATCTGTTGCACGAGAATCAGATAATTGTTTAGGACGGAATTGCCCAAATTTTAATTCTTCATACTATTTTGTAGAAAAGGAAAAATGGAAGAAGGCAAACATCTTAATTGTAAACCATCACTTACTTGCAAGTCATTTGGCTGGTGATTTTAAATTATTACCTCCTTTTTCCCAGTTAGTTATAGATGAAGCCCATGTTTTTCCTGAAATTGTCGGGAAGGCATTTGGTTCCGAAATTCGATATGAGTTTATTCTAAACCTTCTTCATTACCTTTATTTCCCAGAAAAAAGAACAGGTCTTATTTTAAAAATCAATTCCAATGAAAGTATCATAAAAGAAATTGAAGCCAGTATTGGTTATGCGAATGATTTTTTTCGAATGTTATTATCAGCCATACCTTTACAATTCAATCAATTTGCAACTCGACATACTGACAGAATCAAACTCGACAATGGTGCTCTCGAAGATACATTGGCAAATCTTTCCTCTAGTTTAGAAGCATTATTATCTAAGTACAAAAAAGACAGTGATGATATGGAAGAAAAGGAATTGGCACTTGGTCTTGAGATGGTGTCAGGGAATTTAAAAAAAGCTTCTTCTTTTTTGACAGACTTTCGTTTGAAGACAAATCCTAATTTGGTTTTTTGGATTGAACCACCTTCACAAGTATCAAAGGATCCATTTTATTATTTGTTTTCACAACCGAAAAATACAGATGAAATTTTAGCAAATACCTTGTTTCCTAATATGGATTCAGTGGTGTTAACATCTGCTACCCTTTCCCCAACGGCAGGGAATTTCCAATATTTTCTGAAGGAAGTGGGGACAAGTGATGTAAAAACAAAAACACTTAGTTCTCCTTTTCAATACAATACACATTCACTTTTATTTGTACCCAAACAAATTGCCGATCCAGTTTTGGATCCGAAACGAAATAAAACGGATCTCTCGTATTGGATCACTCGCTTACTAAAACTTTCGGATGGTGATGCTTTTGTATTATTCACTTCGAACAAATTGCTTTCGGAATTGTATGAAGAAATTCGTCATTTAGTCCCTTACCCGATTTTTGCGCAAACGGAGATGGGGCCAATTGCCGCAAAACGTGAGTTTCTTGCCAACGAAAATAGTGTTTTGTTTGGTGTTTCCAGTTTTTGGCAAGGTGTAGATATCAAAGGGGATAAACTACGGAATGTCATTGTAACAAAACTTCCATTCCAAGTTCCAACGGAACCTGTATTACAGGCAAAAATGGAAGATATGGAAAAAAAAGGGAAAAGTCCGTTTTGGGAGATGCAAGTCCCTAAAACTTGTCTACTACTCCGGCAAGGATTTGGTAGGCTCATTCGATCACAGACTGATACGGGCATGGTGAGTATCCTCGACCCAAGGATTCACACTAAATCCTATGGAAAAAACGTCTTGCAAAGTTTACCCAAAGGAGTTCCCCTCATAACGGAATTTAATGATTTGGAAAGAAAATTTCATTTATTGCCGAAGTGA
- a CDS encoding lipase family alpha/beta hydrolase produces MFRIKRFSFIILILLISTFSFETCIYAFYKKEFESETAENKEALLLALLGILPNPNQKLFGFIPGYSRNLSNSQFLNAEWFPKSTKKKIVFVHGWNPAERDSDPITNDDKKIQNIKNTFSNGIIHFQEGRDSANIDFDLYLYTYRTSNSILSNGRQFNSTLRAIFSNTDSVYIVAHSMGGLVTRVALSKETGELPFVRLVVTLASPQYGSPFASKNFLEANPFANELGSYLVDTQGGQELSYTNVGNLQPVLFGANNLVLDVLNDSYIKFGGNSKFISFAGVLSQCNTAETFYYQTGCTILANSGFTQSDGIVPLNSARLGNLSMKQINVSDCDHSMMAFQTNQIDDLKSLNLFSQVITEIRSFP; encoded by the coding sequence ATGTTTCGCATTAAGCGATTCAGCTTCATTATCCTTATTTTATTAATTTCGACTTTTAGTTTTGAAACATGTATCTATGCTTTTTATAAAAAGGAATTTGAATCCGAAACTGCTGAAAACAAAGAAGCTTTATTACTAGCGCTTCTTGGAATATTACCAAATCCGAATCAGAAACTATTTGGTTTTATTCCTGGGTATTCCAGAAATCTTTCCAATTCTCAATTTTTGAATGCCGAATGGTTTCCAAAATCAACGAAAAAGAAAATAGTTTTTGTCCATGGTTGGAATCCTGCTGAAAGGGATTCCGATCCAATCACAAATGATGACAAAAAAATTCAAAACATTAAAAATACATTCTCCAATGGAATCATTCATTTCCAGGAAGGAAGGGATTCTGCAAATATAGACTTTGATTTGTATCTTTATACCTATCGGACTTCCAATAGTATTTTGAGCAATGGTAGACAATTCAATTCTACATTAAGGGCAATTTTTTCTAATACAGATTCGGTTTATATTGTTGCACATTCGATGGGTGGACTTGTGACACGGGTAGCTCTTTCTAAAGAAACAGGAGAATTGCCATTTGTACGTTTGGTTGTGACACTCGCAAGCCCTCAATATGGATCTCCTTTCGCTTCGAAAAATTTTTTAGAGGCAAATCCGTTTGCCAATGAATTGGGTTCTTACTTAGTGGACACACAAGGTGGTCAGGAACTTTCATATACCAATGTAGGGAATTTACAACCTGTGTTATTTGGTGCAAATAATCTTGTATTAGATGTGTTAAATGACTCTTATATCAAGTTTGGTGGGAACAGTAAGTTTATCAGTTTTGCAGGGGTTTTGAGTCAATGTAATACGGCTGAAACTTTCTATTATCAAACAGGTTGTACGATATTGGCAAATTCCGGTTTTACACAATCTGACGGGATTGTTCCATTGAATAGTGCAAGACTTGGAAATCTTAGTATGAAACAAATCAATGTTAGCGATTGTGATCATTCGATGATGGCATTCCAAACAAACCAGATTGATGATCTTAAAAGTCTTAATTTATTTTCACAAGTGATTACGGAAATTCGGAGTTTTCCTTAA
- the cysS gene encoding cysteine--tRNA ligase: protein MKPILFSFHNTKTGKKESFSPKDPNSVSIYSCGPTVYNFAHIGNIRSFLFVDVLRRSLLLGGYQLNQSMNITDIDDKIINESIKQNMSVEEFTKPWTEEFFKDLETLQVLKLEHYPKATESIDDMVSLVETLQSNGLVYEREGNVYFSIQKFERYGELSKIDVSGMKSGVRYDADEYEKDDVRDFVLWKHQKTNEEKCWHTRLGNGRPGWHLECSAMIRKIYGSGIDIHTGGIDLLFPHHENEFAQSTGAYPNENFVGTWLHCEHLLVDGEKMSKSKGNFYTLRDILEKGFEPRVIRFHLVSAHYRSKLNFSLQKLEESKIALDRIQNTIFRLIEDGSLQNQIPVEWKHLTFTIPEIQKLESDFLQAISDDLNVPKALANLFELTRIVNQFLDQSEKDNITPFYHESLGLFFKMNALFAVLVFEKPKAELDGISEEWILDKILERKLAKQNKDFATADLIRKELEKKGILLADTKEGITTWKKTP, encoded by the coding sequence ATGAAACCCATTCTTTTTTCCTTCCACAATACGAAGACAGGGAAAAAGGAATCTTTTTCACCCAAAGATCCAAATTCCGTTTCTATTTATTCTTGCGGGCCAACTGTTTATAATTTTGCTCACATCGGTAATATCCGTTCATTTTTATTTGTCGATGTGTTGCGAAGGTCACTCCTACTTGGCGGCTATCAATTAAACCAATCGATGAATATCACTGATATAGATGATAAAATCATAAATGAATCCATCAAACAAAACATGAGTGTGGAAGAATTTACTAAACCATGGACCGAAGAATTTTTTAAAGATTTAGAAACATTACAGGTCCTCAAGTTAGAGCATTATCCCAAAGCAACTGAATCAATAGACGATATGGTTTCTTTAGTTGAAACATTACAATCCAATGGCCTTGTATATGAAAGAGAAGGTAACGTATATTTTTCAATTCAGAAGTTTGAACGTTATGGTGAGTTATCTAAAATTGATGTATCAGGAATGAAGTCAGGTGTTCGTTATGATGCGGATGAATATGAAAAAGATGATGTCAGAGATTTTGTATTATGGAAACACCAAAAAACAAATGAAGAAAAATGTTGGCATACTCGCCTCGGAAACGGAAGGCCTGGTTGGCATTTAGAATGTTCTGCCATGATACGGAAAATTTATGGATCAGGAATCGACATCCATACAGGTGGAATTGATTTACTTTTCCCACATCATGAAAATGAATTTGCACAATCGACAGGTGCGTATCCAAATGAAAACTTTGTAGGAACATGGCTTCACTGCGAACATCTATTAGTTGATGGGGAAAAAATGTCGAAAAGTAAAGGTAATTTTTATACCTTACGAGACATTTTAGAAAAAGGTTTTGAACCTAGAGTCATACGTTTCCATTTGGTCTCTGCACATTACAGAAGTAAGCTTAATTTTTCTTTGCAAAAATTGGAAGAATCAAAGATTGCTTTGGATCGAATTCAAAATACAATTTTTAGGTTAATCGAAGATGGTTCCTTACAAAATCAAATTCCAGTAGAGTGGAAACATCTAACATTCACAATACCAGAAATCCAAAAATTAGAATCGGATTTTTTACAAGCAATTTCTGATGACCTTAACGTTCCAAAAGCTTTAGCAAATCTCTTTGAACTAACTCGCATTGTGAATCAGTTTTTAGACCAATCGGAAAAGGATAATATTACACCTTTTTATCATGAGAGTTTGGGATTGTTTTTTAAAATGAATGCCTTGTTTGCTGTGTTGGTTTTCGAAAAACCAAAAGCGGAATTGGATGGAATCTCAGAAGAATGGATTTTAGATAAAATCTTAGAACGTAAACTTGCAAAACAAAACAAAGATTTTGCAACAGCTGATTTGATTCGAAAAGAGTTGGAAAAAAAAGGGATCCTTCTCGCTGACACAAAAGAAGGAATAACAACATGGAAAAAAACCCCGTAG
- a CDS encoding sodium:solute symporter family protein, whose amino-acid sequence MNSFHFLDYVFFILPFLIIFLILFRFSSKNKSTKEYFQAEGSLSWFVAGTAMVATTFAADTPLAVTEIIRTQGISGNWIWWYMALGGFVTVFFFSKLWKRSGASTDLELIQIRYSGKEAEFLRGFKAIIIGFFLNLVILGWVNLAMLKIIPVFFPEIQSGYVLVFLLLFGVVYTAIAGLRGISYIDVFQFFLAWFGCILFAYFAIQLPSIGSLENLKSLLPKDKILFFPNGANGSLPWNHFLILLTVLWWSSWYPGSEPGGGGYIAQRILATKNESAALKGSLWFVIAHYFVRPWPWIIVALVSLVLFPNLSEAESGKGFLMVLQEGMPKGMMGLMLSAFLAAYLSTLATHLNWGASYLVNDLLRPLVQNRKKDSYYVKLSYIIQLVTALFSFLLAVYGMETIKGAWVFLLEASSGIGFVLIVRWFFWRISAWTEILALIFSPIFYVVYSLILKFPFPYSILYTSISSAILLILSTFLLPITNKDVLFTFYETSKPPYFFWTGFFKKYPIYKQTLYPNQILLSIFGTLFGLSFVFGGLYSIQCLLWKEGDIKWGFLFFLIGLVGLIFSVQKLQKETKPKES is encoded by the coding sequence ATGAATTCATTTCATTTCTTAGATTATGTTTTTTTCATCCTTCCATTTTTAATTATTTTTTTAATCCTTTTTCGTTTTTCATCTAAAAACAAGTCCACAAAAGAATATTTTCAAGCAGAGGGAAGTTTAAGTTGGTTCGTTGCAGGTACAGCCATGGTTGCCACTACCTTTGCTGCCGATACTCCTCTTGCTGTAACAGAGATTATTCGGACACAAGGTATCTCTGGAAACTGGATTTGGTGGTATATGGCGCTTGGTGGTTTTGTCACGGTATTTTTCTTTTCCAAACTTTGGAAAAGGTCAGGTGCGAGTACAGATTTAGAACTCATCCAAATTCGTTATAGTGGGAAAGAAGCTGAATTTTTAAGAGGGTTTAAAGCAATCATCATTGGATTTTTTTTAAATTTAGTCATTCTTGGTTGGGTAAACCTAGCCATGTTAAAAATCATTCCAGTTTTTTTTCCAGAAATTCAATCTGGGTACGTTTTAGTTTTTTTACTATTATTTGGAGTGGTATATACAGCAATCGCAGGGTTACGTGGAATCTCTTACATTGACGTTTTCCAATTTTTTCTGGCATGGTTTGGTTGTATTCTTTTTGCTTATTTTGCAATCCAACTTCCTTCTATTGGAAGTTTAGAAAACTTAAAATCACTTTTACCAAAAGATAAAATCCTATTTTTTCCTAATGGAGCAAATGGATCTTTACCTTGGAATCACTTTCTAATTCTACTAACTGTTCTTTGGTGGTCGAGTTGGTATCCTGGCTCTGAGCCTGGTGGCGGTGGTTATATTGCACAAAGGATCCTGGCTACTAAAAACGAATCAGCTGCTTTAAAGGGGAGTCTTTGGTTTGTGATCGCACATTACTTTGTTAGGCCTTGGCCCTGGATAATAGTCGCACTCGTTTCTCTCGTTTTATTTCCCAATTTATCAGAAGCCGAAAGTGGGAAAGGATTCCTTATGGTATTACAAGAAGGAATGCCTAAGGGAATGATGGGTCTTATGTTAAGTGCATTTTTAGCAGCTTATTTATCGACACTTGCCACTCATTTAAATTGGGGAGCTTCCTATTTGGTAAATGATCTTTTGCGACCATTAGTGCAAAATAGAAAAAAAGATTCTTATTATGTGAAACTCTCTTATATCATACAATTGGTGACTGCATTATTTTCTTTTTTACTCGCAGTTTATGGAATGGAAACCATAAAAGGTGCATGGGTATTTTTGCTAGAGGCATCTTCTGGAATTGGATTTGTACTCATTGTTAGATGGTTTTTTTGGAGAATTTCTGCGTGGACTGAGATATTAGCGCTAATTTTTTCCCCAATCTTTTATGTTGTATATTCCCTGATCCTAAAATTTCCTTTTCCATATTCAATTTTATATACTTCTATAAGTTCGGCAATCCTTCTCATCCTTTCTACGTTTCTTTTACCAATTACAAATAAAGATGTATTGTTTACCTTTTATGAAACATCAAAACCTCCTTACTTTTTTTGGACTGGCTTTTTTAAAAAGTACCCAATATACAAACAAACACTTTATCCAAACCAAATATTATTGTCCATTTTCGGAACATTATTTGGATTAAGTTTTGTCTTTGGAGGATTATATTCCATCCAATGTTTGTTATGGAAGGAAGGAGATATAAAATGGGGATTTCTTTTTTTTCTAATCGGATTAGTGGGTCTTATTTTTTCAGTTCAAAAATTACAAAAGGAAACTAAACCAAAAGAATCTTAA
- a CDS encoding acetylxylan esterase, whose translation MPQIVSFDECFQTVPKLDPPSDLDSFWKTGISELKKVPIKATYKTVLKGSFIWESLNDISFQSIDNHVLHGKLAIPRKRGDRPVVVYFHDYLAIPEEIQKGYSDLGVAQLHITLRGHGDEMIQVPVDPTTGKAPIGWTPNYFAHGLDQKEEFYMRKLYLDVIRTIEFLRLSDGIDGDQIILHGKSLGSALAVFGAAFSDRIKGLILETPSFCYIDKDQMSLQGNPWVRELTPFFEKRATKKIDYKKELSYFDAMNYAKKIKIPALFSCGMEDQMSHPKSTFALFNHMNCDKRMQLYPTEGNEAGKEKQPQANLEFVKEIFAL comes from the coding sequence ATGCCTCAAATCGTTAGTTTTGACGAATGTTTTCAAACCGTTCCAAAATTAGATCCTCCCAGTGATTTAGATAGTTTTTGGAAAACTGGAATCAGTGAACTTAAAAAAGTTCCGATTAAAGCTACTTATAAAACTGTTTTAAAAGGATCTTTTATTTGGGAATCTTTGAATGATATTAGTTTTCAAAGTATCGATAACCACGTTTTACATGGGAAGTTAGCCATTCCTAGGAAACGGGGTGACCGTCCTGTAGTTGTATACTTTCATGATTACCTAGCCATTCCTGAAGAAATCCAAAAAGGATATTCAGATTTGGGTGTGGCTCAGTTGCATATCACCTTACGGGGACATGGTGATGAAATGATACAAGTGCCTGTTGACCCAACTACTGGTAAAGCACCGATTGGTTGGACTCCGAATTATTTTGCACATGGACTTGACCAAAAAGAAGAGTTTTATATGAGAAAACTCTATTTAGATGTGATTCGGACGATTGAATTTTTGAGACTTTCTGACGGGATTGATGGAGACCAAATCATTTTACATGGTAAATCTTTAGGATCTGCACTTGCTGTGTTTGGTGCTGCATTTTCTGATCGAATCAAAGGATTAATTTTAGAGACACCATCATTTTGTTATATTGATAAAGACCAGATGTCACTCCAAGGTAATCCTTGGGTTCGTGAGCTCACTCCTTTTTTTGAGAAACGTGCTACTAAAAAAATCGATTATAAAAAAGAATTATCATATTTTGATGCAATGAATTATGCAAAAAAAATAAAGATACCTGCATTATTTTCCTGCGGAATGGAAGACCAAATGTCCCATCCCAAGTCGACGTTTGCTTTATTTAATCATATGAATTGTGATAAAAGGATGCAGTTGTATCCAACGGAAGGAAATGAAGCTGGTAAGGAAAAACAACCACAGGCAAATTTAGAATTTGTAAAAGAAATTTTTGCCTTATGA
- the rlmB gene encoding 23S rRNA (guanosine(2251)-2'-O)-methyltransferase RlmB, whose amino-acid sequence MEKNPVEILFGKRNFFEFLESLEQMAPERGIKTIREVIVKDGIGNEEKQRIKSYLPNTVKFTTVSSREMDRIAQDKNHQGYVIIRTKQKSFLSLGFEHFKQNISPNEGPILILDRIQDPGNLGNLLRTAECMGVKHVLMSDRDTSPITPVVEKVSAGAIHHIQIYRVANLKHGIDFLKKNEYWILATDEEGEEEIWENLPDVSQMAVIMGNEGEGVKRILLEDADYIARIPLYGSVTSLNVVVACGITLDRLHNVSH is encoded by the coding sequence ATGGAAAAAAACCCCGTAGAAATACTTTTCGGAAAACGTAATTTTTTCGAATTTTTAGAATCTTTGGAACAAATGGCTCCAGAACGTGGGATTAAAACCATTCGGGAAGTTATCGTTAAGGATGGGATTGGAAATGAAGAAAAACAAAGAATCAAATCCTACTTACCAAATACCGTAAAATTTACAACAGTTTCATCAAGGGAAATGGATCGAATCGCACAGGATAAAAACCACCAAGGTTATGTGATCATCCGTACAAAACAAAAATCTTTTTTATCACTTGGATTTGAACATTTTAAACAAAATATTTCACCTAATGAAGGGCCCATTCTCATTTTGGACCGAATCCAAGATCCTGGCAATTTGGGAAATCTTTTGCGAACTGCCGAATGTATGGGCGTAAAACATGTGTTAATGTCTGATAGAGACACGTCCCCTATTACACCTGTAGTGGAAAAAGTATCAGCTGGAGCCATTCATCATATACAGATATATCGAGTTGCGAATTTAAAACACGGAATCGATTTTTTAAAAAAGAATGAATATTGGATCCTAGCTACTGATGAAGAAGGAGAAGAAGAAATCTGGGAAAATTTACCTGATGTTTCTCAAATGGCTGTGATTATGGGCAATGAAGGGGAAGGTGTCAAAAGAATTTTGCTTGAGGATGCCGATTATATAGCAAGGATTCCGCTCTATGGATCAGTGACTTCACTGAATGTTGTAGTCGCATGTGGAATCACTTTGGATAGATTACACAATGTTTCGCATTAA
- the asnS gene encoding asparagine--tRNA ligase, which yields MIPSLDPNESRPSLSLDPSPLFGWVQGLRGNNHVQFLQLRTNGKILQVVCEKETLGEDVFKEIKSFPQETSLIVSGRWQENPKAPGGEELILSSFEIVGSSSDYPITPKEHGPDFLHNHRHLWLRSKRQLAIQRVRSELSFAIREFFRNDGYTLIDTPILTGSIGESAGTLFSTEYFDLGQAYLAQTGQLYLETAAFAHSKVYCFGPTFRAEKSKTKRHLTEFWMLEAETAFLGQDGNLDLQERFVKTVLKTTIERTMEDLKTLDRDPEPLLRYLNQPFPRVDYGDAIQILKDAGEAIEWGEDINAEREQILTNHFGTAIFIQNFPRAIKAFYMKQNSKNPETVLSADLIAPDGIGEIIGGSEREESYEKIVERLKEEGLPPEDYSWYLDLRKYGSVPHAGFGMGLERVIAWVCGLPHIRECIPFPRMIYRLTP from the coding sequence ATGATTCCAAGTTTAGATCCAAATGAGTCCCGTCCATCCCTCTCACTCGATCCATCACCACTATTCGGTTGGGTCCAAGGCCTTCGAGGCAATAACCATGTGCAGTTTTTGCAATTACGAACCAATGGAAAAATCCTCCAAGTTGTTTGTGAAAAAGAAACATTAGGAGAGGATGTCTTCAAAGAAATAAAATCATTCCCCCAAGAAACCTCTCTAATTGTTTCGGGGAGATGGCAAGAAAATCCGAAAGCTCCAGGTGGGGAAGAACTCATCCTTTCTTCCTTTGAGATCGTTGGTTCTTCTTCAGATTATCCCATCACTCCGAAAGAACATGGTCCCGATTTTTTACACAACCACCGCCATTTGTGGTTACGTTCGAAAAGGCAACTTGCCATCCAACGTGTCCGGTCGGAACTTTCCTTTGCGATCCGGGAATTTTTCCGTAACGATGGTTATACCTTGATTGATACTCCCATCCTCACTGGTTCCATTGGAGAATCTGCTGGGACTTTATTCTCCACAGAATACTTTGATTTAGGGCAAGCTTATTTAGCCCAAACAGGCCAACTGTATTTAGAAACGGCAGCCTTTGCTCATTCAAAGGTGTATTGTTTTGGCCCTACCTTTCGTGCTGAAAAAAGTAAAACCAAACGACATCTCACGGAATTTTGGATGTTAGAAGCAGAAACCGCTTTTCTTGGCCAGGACGGAAATTTGGACCTCCAAGAGCGATTTGTGAAAACTGTCTTAAAAACAACGATTGAACGCACAATGGAGGATTTAAAAACCCTCGATAGAGACCCTGAACCTCTTTTGAGGTATCTTAACCAACCTTTCCCACGAGTGGATTACGGTGATGCCATCCAAATCTTAAAAGATGCTGGCGAGGCCATCGAATGGGGAGAAGACATCAATGCCGAACGAGAACAAATCCTCACAAACCATTTTGGAACCGCTATATTCATCCAGAATTTCCCCCGTGCCATCAAAGCTTTTTATATGAAACAAAATTCCAAAAATCCAGAGACTGTTTTGTCAGCGGACCTCATCGCACCTGATGGAATTGGTGAGATCATTGGAGGATCCGAGAGGGAAGAATCGTATGAAAAAATTGTGGAAAGACTGAAAGAAGAAGGTCTACCTCCAGAAGATTATTCTTGGTATCTGGATTTGAGAAAGTATGGTTCTGTCCCTCATGCGGGTTTTGGAATGGGTCTTGAAAGAGTGATCGCCTGGGTATGTGGTTTACCACATATCAGAGAGTGTATCCCATTCCCTCGTATGATTTACCGCCTGACCCCTTAA
- the folD gene encoding bifunctional methylenetetrahydrofolate dehydrogenase/methenyltetrahydrofolate cyclohydrolase FolD: MKSSILLDGKAISEKIRNRIQETLAKAKAEGKGIPTLATILVGNNPASETYVNMKVKACEKVGMNSRYIRLKEETTTEELLTEIRKLNTDPSINGILLQHPVPHQIDERKAFDEIALEKDVDGVTTISFGKLSMDSEAYFPCTPYGMVLLLQEYGIDVTGKHAVVVGRSPILGKPMAIMLTNLNATVTLCHSKTKNLPELVKQADIVIGAVGKPEFIQADWIKDGAIILDAGYNVGNVGDIEISKAKDKSSYYTPVPGGVGPMTISVLLLQTMYSFLGQFSPKLDSHASNR; the protein is encoded by the coding sequence ATGAAATCTAGCATCCTATTAGACGGTAAAGCGATTTCCGAAAAAATTCGAAATCGAATCCAAGAAACATTAGCAAAAGCGAAAGCAGAAGGTAAGGGAATTCCTACCTTGGCTACCATCCTCGTTGGGAATAATCCAGCATCTGAAACCTATGTGAACATGAAAGTGAAAGCATGTGAAAAGGTAGGAATGAATTCTCGTTACATCCGTTTGAAAGAAGAAACGACAACAGAAGAATTGCTAACAGAAATACGGAAACTCAATACTGACCCTTCCATCAATGGAATATTATTACAACACCCCGTCCCCCACCAAATTGATGAAAGGAAAGCATTTGATGAAATTGCATTAGAAAAAGATGTAGATGGTGTAACAACCATTTCATTTGGAAAGTTATCTATGGACAGTGAAGCATACTTTCCGTGCACTCCGTACGGAATGGTGTTACTTTTGCAAGAATATGGAATTGATGTAACGGGAAAACATGCTGTGGTTGTTGGACGGTCCCCTATTTTAGGAAAACCGATGGCCATCATGTTAACAAACTTAAATGCAACTGTTACCTTATGCCATTCCAAAACCAAAAATTTACCAGAACTTGTCAAACAAGCTGATATCGTTATTGGCGCAGTTGGAAAACCTGAATTCATTCAGGCAGATTGGATTAAAGATGGAGCAATCATTTTGGATGCGGGTTATAATGTTGGGAATGTTGGTGATATAGAAATTTCAAAAGCAAAAGATAAATCATCTTATTATACACCAGTTCCTGGTGGTGTTGGTCCCATGACAATCTCTGTACTATTATTACAAACTATGTATAGTTTTTTAGGTCAATTTTCTCCAAAGTTGGATTCCCATGCCTCAAATCGTTAG